In Prescottella soli, a genomic segment contains:
- a CDS encoding WXG100 family type VII secretion target, translating into MIPSRTRLSSWTFDALSAGAQSLRERGTGVEDAAVSIEARCNDLPEIRAWDGVAQVAAADAFGRAKRKAADVHDLASALGAAMEQGFYGLAAAKNALLGRVAELEAGPFEVSDRWVVTLKPIEMSAELAAELIAQRNAHQTDLNPLMFAMGRADDELSDALRAAASKYGLAESDPRSSPFPGLAALTAPPPSDVPMTAGLPLLDYQQQERDMDAAITVARTESSVGAHGEKTTTAFMQDGSRKVFTESSTFAGSWQERPMLIQEDFDPDGTRVATTRTYETDAGSKVTSITYEDRTRVESTEYPNGEVRTRIYPEGKEPREIPVDSEFFTHPALTTAGGVLSAVETQSGSVMKNAIPHVVSDAVENLHYGAKYGGPALAVGTALWDVYAADSPEAKCQAAIAGAVGTAGGWAGGAAGAVSGIPLVAGGGAVIGSWVFGWLGSELGKAVCY; encoded by the coding sequence ATGATCCCGTCACGAACTCGCCTGTCGTCGTGGACCTTCGACGCACTGTCCGCCGGAGCGCAGTCCCTGCGCGAGCGCGGTACCGGCGTCGAGGACGCCGCGGTCTCGATCGAGGCGCGGTGCAACGACCTCCCGGAGATCCGGGCGTGGGATGGTGTCGCGCAGGTCGCCGCGGCCGACGCGTTCGGTCGTGCCAAGCGGAAGGCAGCCGACGTCCACGATCTGGCGTCGGCCCTCGGGGCTGCCATGGAGCAGGGGTTCTACGGGCTGGCGGCGGCCAAGAACGCGCTCCTCGGCCGGGTCGCCGAACTGGAGGCCGGGCCCTTCGAGGTGTCCGATCGCTGGGTGGTGACCCTGAAGCCCATCGAGATGTCGGCGGAGTTGGCCGCCGAGCTGATCGCGCAGCGCAACGCCCACCAGACAGATCTCAACCCGTTGATGTTCGCGATGGGCCGGGCCGACGACGAACTGTCGGATGCGCTGCGAGCGGCAGCATCGAAGTACGGCCTCGCGGAGTCGGATCCGCGTTCGAGCCCATTCCCGGGGCTCGCGGCGCTCACTGCCCCGCCGCCCTCCGACGTACCGATGACCGCGGGGCTTCCACTGCTCGACTATCAGCAGCAGGAACGGGACATGGATGCCGCGATCACCGTGGCGCGCACCGAATCCTCTGTCGGCGCCCACGGTGAGAAGACGACTACGGCGTTCATGCAGGACGGCAGTCGGAAGGTGTTCACCGAGTCCAGCACCTTCGCCGGCTCGTGGCAGGAACGTCCCATGCTGATCCAGGAGGACTTCGACCCGGACGGCACCCGCGTGGCGACCACCAGGACATACGAGACCGACGCGGGAAGCAAGGTCACATCGATCACCTACGAGGATCGCACCCGTGTCGAGAGCACCGAGTACCCGAACGGTGAGGTCCGCACCCGGATCTATCCGGAAGGGAAGGAGCCGCGCGAGATCCCTGTGGACAGCGAGTTCTTCACCCATCCGGCCCTGACCACTGCCGGTGGTGTCCTGTCCGCTGTCGAAACACAGTCGGGCAGTGTCATGAAGAATGCGATCCCGCATGTCGTGTCCGACGCCGTCGAGAACCTGCACTACGGGGCGAAGTACGGGGGACCGGCCCTCGCCGTCGGGACGGCGTTGTGGGACGTCTACGCCGCGGATTCTCCGGAAGCGAAGTGCCAGGCGGCGATCGCGGGCGCGGTGGGGACCGCCGGTGGTTGGGCAGGCGGGGCAGCGGGAGCGGTATCCGGGATTCCTCTTGTCGCCGGGGGCGGCGCGGTGATCGGTTCGTGGGTGTTCGGCTGGTTGGGCTCGGAACTCGGAAAGGCCGTGTGTTACTGA
- a CDS encoding YfbM family protein, translating into MTARAVLFALDADEAERLLACRDDDERNQLVGEIEERWEEDHLCELDKSWDAMHRCFTDGDLAFDNGDFPLSHVILGGEPLHDGDDYLVCHVTAEQVREVAAALEPLDGQWLRDRFATLTFVDYEGTGDADDIAYTAAFLPDLKDFYRTAAQNGRAVIFTVDQ; encoded by the coding sequence ATGACGGCTCGCGCAGTACTCTTCGCCCTGGACGCCGACGAGGCCGAACGTCTCCTGGCCTGCCGGGACGACGACGAACGAAACCAACTCGTCGGCGAGATCGAGGAGCGGTGGGAAGAAGACCATCTCTGCGAGCTCGACAAGTCCTGGGACGCGATGCACCGCTGCTTCACGGACGGCGATCTGGCCTTCGACAACGGTGACTTCCCCTTGTCGCACGTCATCCTCGGCGGAGAGCCGCTTCACGACGGCGACGACTACCTCGTCTGCCACGTCACCGCGGAGCAGGTCCGCGAGGTCGCGGCAGCCCTGGAACCACTCGACGGGCAGTGGCTGCGCGATCGCTTCGCCACGCTCACGTTCGTCGACTACGAAGGCACCGGCGATGCCGACGACATCGCCTACACCGCGGCATTCTTGCCCGATCTGAAGGACTTCTACCGCACCGCAGCACAGAACGGCCGCGCGGTGATCTTCACGGTCGACCAGTAG
- a CDS encoding fatty acyl-AMP ligase has product MSNFTDEMYAAAATSTRALITGEPGAPLRQQWSEVHAAARRMAGALADAGIGPGDAIGVLAGMPVDIAPVVQATWMRAASVTMLHQPTPRTDLQVWAQDTETIIRMISAAAVIVGPPFEAAVPLLSERGIKVVTTDALRGGPDIDPLETAETDIALQQLTSGSTGSPKAVQLTHANFHANTCAMADRVKFSRDRDVMISWLPLFHDMGMIAFLSVPMQIGSTTVHITPLDFLKTPLLWAELIGKYRGTITAAPNFAYSLLARRLAQAPDGEYDLSSMRCMLNGAEPVDPDTIAALQGAGARFGLDPIALTPTYGLAEVTLAASIPEPGQGPVLDHIDPDLFEGGGLAVRSNRSNARPMATLGPLVPGLEGRVVARDGLELPRRAVGVIELRGKSATPGYLTIDGPLPAQDEDGWINTGDIGYFTEDGLVVVCGRVKDTIIMGGRNIYPTDIERAAGSVAGVRPGNAVAIRLDAGDKRESFAVAVETNAIDDPDEVRRIEHEVAHAVVAEVGVRPRTVAVLGPGAIPKTSSGKLRRSSSIGLL; this is encoded by the coding sequence ATGAGCAACTTCACCGATGAGATGTACGCCGCCGCCGCGACCAGTACGCGGGCCCTGATCACGGGTGAACCGGGCGCTCCGCTGCGCCAGCAATGGAGTGAGGTGCACGCGGCCGCGCGCAGGATGGCCGGCGCACTCGCCGACGCCGGCATCGGGCCGGGGGACGCGATCGGCGTCCTCGCCGGGATGCCTGTCGATATCGCGCCAGTCGTTCAGGCGACGTGGATGCGGGCCGCGTCGGTGACGATGCTGCACCAGCCGACTCCGCGCACCGACCTGCAGGTGTGGGCGCAGGACACCGAGACGATCATCCGGATGATCTCGGCGGCAGCCGTGATCGTGGGCCCGCCCTTCGAGGCCGCGGTCCCGCTGCTCAGCGAACGCGGCATCAAGGTGGTGACGACCGACGCACTCCGCGGCGGCCCCGACATCGACCCGCTCGAAACCGCGGAAACCGACATCGCGTTGCAGCAGTTGACGTCCGGGTCCACCGGGTCGCCCAAGGCGGTGCAACTCACGCACGCCAACTTCCACGCGAACACCTGCGCGATGGCCGACCGCGTCAAGTTCAGCCGCGACCGGGACGTGATGATCAGCTGGCTTCCGCTCTTCCACGACATGGGGATGATCGCGTTCCTCTCCGTGCCGATGCAGATCGGTTCCACCACGGTCCACATCACCCCGCTCGACTTCCTCAAGACACCGCTGCTGTGGGCGGAACTGATCGGCAAGTACCGCGGAACCATCACCGCTGCACCGAACTTCGCGTACTCGCTACTGGCGCGCCGGCTTGCGCAGGCGCCCGACGGCGAATACGACCTGTCGTCGATGCGCTGCATGCTCAACGGTGCCGAACCGGTCGACCCGGACACGATCGCCGCGCTGCAGGGGGCCGGGGCCCGCTTCGGGCTGGACCCGATCGCGCTCACCCCGACGTACGGGCTGGCCGAGGTGACGCTCGCGGCGTCGATACCCGAACCCGGGCAGGGGCCGGTGCTCGACCACATCGACCCGGACCTGTTCGAGGGCGGCGGGTTGGCGGTCCGGTCCAACCGGAGCAACGCGCGGCCCATGGCGACGCTCGGGCCGCTCGTCCCGGGGCTCGAGGGACGGGTCGTCGCCCGGGACGGACTGGAGCTGCCGCGACGCGCGGTCGGTGTGATCGAATTGCGTGGAAAGTCTGCCACCCCAGGCTATCTCACCATCGACGGTCCGCTGCCGGCGCAGGACGAGGACGGCTGGATCAACACCGGCGACATCGGCTACTTCACCGAGGACGGTCTGGTCGTCGTGTGCGGGCGCGTCAAGGACACCATCATCATGGGCGGCCGCAACATTTATCCCACGGACATCGAACGCGCCGCCGGATCCGTCGCGGGGGTGCGCCCCGGCAACGCCGTCGCGATCCGCCTCGACGCCGGCGACAAACGCGAGAGCTTCGCGGTTGCCGTGGAGACCAACGCAATCGACGATCCGGACGAGGTCAGGCGAATCGAGCACGAGGTGGCACACGCCGTCGTCGCCGAGGTGGGCGTGCGGCCCCGCACCGTCGCCGTCCTCGGGCCGGGGGCGATTCCCAAGACGTCGTCGGGCAAGCTGCGGCGGTCGAGTTCGATCGGGCTGCTCTGA
- a CDS encoding peptide chain release factor 3, translated as MTSAPDSAELTTAEKAPTAGTAPKSLAAEASRRRTFAVISHPDAGKSTLTEALALHAKVISEAGAVHGKAGRKSTVSDWMEMEKARGISVSSTALQFNYHADETPGDQINVVNLVDTPGHSDFSEDTYRVLTAVDAAVMLIDAAKGLEPQTLKLFQVCRHRGIPVITVINKWDRPGRTPLELLDEIDERIGLTPTPLFWPVGIAGDFRGLLRRGEDGVAQEYIRFTRTAGGAKIAPEEVMDADAAAAREGDEWVTAAEESELLSASGQDHDQELFLAGQTSPVIFASAMLNFGVRQILDTLIALAPAPGARKDVADGAREVTDPFSAVVFKVQAGMDAAHRDRLAFMRVVSGVFERGMVVTHAQTGKPFATKYALTVFGRDRNTVENAYPGDIVGLVNANALAPGHTLFSDKKVEFPPIPSFAPEHFSVLRAESASKYKQFRRAVDQLESEGVVQILRNDIRGDASPVMAAVGPMQFEVVAARMKAEFNVEARMEPLGYALARRTDAESAVELGRQRGVEVFTRTDGVLLALFSDKWRLQYIQKEMPELTLEALVAAGDQ; from the coding sequence TTGACCAGCGCCCCCGACTCGGCCGAACTCACCACCGCCGAGAAGGCGCCGACCGCCGGTACCGCACCGAAGTCCCTCGCGGCGGAGGCCTCCCGACGTCGCACGTTCGCCGTCATCTCGCACCCGGACGCCGGTAAGTCGACACTCACCGAGGCCCTCGCACTGCACGCGAAGGTGATCTCCGAGGCCGGTGCCGTGCACGGCAAGGCCGGACGCAAGTCGACGGTGTCGGACTGGATGGAGATGGAGAAGGCCCGCGGCATCTCGGTGTCGTCGACGGCCCTGCAGTTCAACTACCACGCCGACGAGACCCCGGGCGACCAGATCAACGTCGTCAATCTGGTCGACACCCCCGGCCACTCCGACTTCTCGGAGGACACCTACCGCGTGCTCACCGCCGTCGATGCCGCGGTGATGCTCATCGACGCCGCGAAGGGCCTCGAGCCACAGACCCTCAAGCTGTTCCAGGTGTGCCGCCACCGCGGCATCCCGGTCATCACCGTGATCAACAAGTGGGACCGCCCGGGCCGCACCCCGCTGGAGCTGCTCGACGAGATCGACGAACGCATCGGCCTCACCCCCACGCCGCTGTTCTGGCCGGTCGGTATCGCCGGCGACTTCCGTGGTCTGCTCCGCCGGGGGGAGGACGGTGTCGCGCAGGAATACATCCGCTTCACCCGTACCGCGGGCGGCGCCAAGATCGCCCCCGAGGAGGTCATGGACGCCGACGCCGCCGCGGCCCGCGAAGGCGACGAGTGGGTGACCGCGGCCGAGGAGAGCGAACTGCTCTCGGCGAGCGGCCAGGACCACGACCAGGAGCTGTTCCTGGCCGGCCAGACCTCGCCGGTGATCTTCGCGTCCGCGATGCTCAACTTCGGCGTCCGGCAGATCCTCGACACCCTCATCGCGCTCGCCCCCGCGCCCGGCGCCCGCAAGGACGTCGCCGACGGCGCCCGCGAGGTGACCGACCCGTTCAGCGCCGTCGTGTTCAAGGTGCAGGCCGGCATGGACGCCGCCCACCGGGACCGTCTGGCGTTCATGCGTGTCGTCTCCGGTGTGTTCGAACGCGGCATGGTCGTCACGCACGCCCAGACCGGCAAGCCGTTCGCGACGAAGTACGCGTTGACGGTGTTCGGCCGCGACCGCAACACGGTCGAGAACGCGTACCCGGGCGACATCGTCGGCCTGGTCAACGCCAACGCACTCGCGCCGGGCCACACGCTGTTCAGCGACAAGAAGGTGGAGTTCCCGCCGATCCCGTCGTTCGCGCCCGAGCACTTCTCGGTGCTGCGCGCCGAGAGCGCCAGCAAGTACAAGCAGTTCCGCCGCGCCGTCGACCAGCTCGAGTCCGAGGGCGTCGTGCAGATCCTGCGCAACGACATCCGCGGCGACGCCTCGCCCGTCATGGCGGCGGTCGGTCCCATGCAGTTCGAGGTGGTCGCGGCCCGCATGAAGGCCGAGTTCAACGTCGAGGCCCGGATGGAGCCGCTCGGATACGCGCTCGCCCGGCGCACCGACGCCGAGTCCGCGGTCGAACTGGGCCGCCAGCGCGGCGTCGAGGTCTTCACCCGCACCGACGGTGTGCTGCTGGCGCTGTTCAGCGACAAGTGGCGCCTGCAGTACATCCAGAAGGAGATGCCGGAGCTCACGCTCGAGGCGCTTGTCGCCGCGGGCGATCAGTGA
- the pnuC gene encoding nicotinamide riboside transporter PnuC, which produces MSLLQTLFDAEIHLGGATILWREIVGNAFGIASAIGGMKRVVWAWPVGIIGNALLFTVFMGALFHTPQDLNLYGQAGRQLLFITVSAYGWTTWLRSRHDSGEAVLPHWASTGQRIAMIATMVVGTVAFAKVFDMLGSWGPWPDAWIFTGSILATYGMARGWTEFWLIWIGVDVVGVPLLFSGGYYPSAILYLVYAAFVLWGFAVWMRIQRLTAARAASDTPSDTAVE; this is translated from the coding sequence GTGAGCCTGCTGCAGACACTGTTCGACGCCGAGATCCACCTCGGCGGCGCCACCATCCTGTGGCGCGAGATCGTCGGGAACGCATTCGGCATCGCGTCCGCGATCGGCGGGATGAAACGCGTCGTGTGGGCGTGGCCGGTGGGGATCATCGGCAACGCCCTGCTGTTCACGGTGTTCATGGGCGCGCTGTTCCACACTCCGCAGGACCTGAACCTGTACGGCCAGGCCGGACGGCAACTGCTGTTCATCACGGTCAGCGCGTACGGCTGGACCACGTGGCTGCGGTCCCGGCACGACTCCGGCGAAGCGGTGCTTCCGCACTGGGCGTCGACCGGCCAACGGATCGCGATGATCGCCACGATGGTCGTCGGAACGGTCGCGTTCGCGAAGGTCTTCGACATGCTCGGCTCGTGGGGGCCGTGGCCCGACGCCTGGATCTTCACCGGTTCGATCCTCGCCACCTACGGCATGGCCCGCGGGTGGACCGAGTTCTGGCTGATCTGGATCGGCGTCGACGTGGTCGGCGTCCCGCTCCTGTTCAGCGGCGGCTACTACCCGTCCGCGATCCTGTACCTGGTGTACGCGGCATTCGTGTTGTGGGGCTTCGCGGTGTGGATGCGCATCCAGCGCCTGACCGCGGCACGGGCCGCCTCGGACACACCGTCCGACACCGCCGTGGAATGA
- a CDS encoding LLM class F420-dependent oxidoreductase, translating into MAQLTHDTAGTPAYGKFGVWRLALGLPPEVGAEIERLGYGAIWAGGSPPADLQVIEDLIAGTEKITVATGIVNIFSAPADEIAKSYHRIESRHPGRFVLGIGVGHPEVPGMGVEKPYDALVRYLDVLDDAGVPKHRRVLAALGPKVLKLAADRSAGAHPYLTPPEHTRQARDVLGPDALLAPEQKVVLSTDSDAARTIGREAVENPYLHLRNYRRNLERLGFPTAELDNGGSDRLIDALVAHGDPATVAARLTAHLDAGADHVAVQVLPMADDPLPALRELAAALGIVRR; encoded by the coding sequence ATGGCACAGCTCACACATGACACGGCGGGCACTCCCGCGTACGGAAAGTTCGGCGTCTGGCGGCTCGCCCTCGGACTACCACCCGAGGTAGGCGCGGAGATCGAACGACTCGGCTACGGCGCCATCTGGGCGGGCGGATCTCCGCCGGCCGACCTCCAGGTGATCGAGGACCTGATCGCCGGCACCGAGAAGATCACGGTTGCAACGGGGATCGTCAACATCTTCTCCGCGCCGGCAGACGAGATCGCGAAGTCCTACCACCGGATCGAGTCCCGGCATCCCGGACGCTTCGTCCTCGGCATCGGCGTCGGCCATCCCGAGGTGCCCGGCATGGGCGTCGAGAAGCCGTACGACGCCCTCGTCCGCTACCTCGACGTCCTCGACGACGCGGGCGTCCCCAAGCACCGACGGGTGCTCGCCGCGCTCGGCCCCAAGGTGCTGAAGCTGGCCGCGGATCGATCCGCCGGCGCCCACCCGTACCTGACGCCACCCGAGCACACCCGGCAGGCCCGGGACGTCCTAGGCCCGGACGCCCTTCTCGCGCCCGAGCAGAAGGTGGTGCTGAGCACCGACTCGGACGCGGCCCGCACGATCGGCCGCGAGGCCGTCGAGAACCCGTACCTGCACCTGCGGAACTACCGGAGAAACCTCGAGCGCCTCGGGTTCCCCACCGCCGAACTCGACAACGGCGGCAGCGACCGCCTGATCGACGCCCTCGTCGCGCACGGCGATCCCGCGACCGTCGCCGCGCGGCTCACGGCGCACCTCGACGCGGGGGCCGACCACGTTGCGGTGCAGGTACTTCCGATGGCGGACGACCCTCTTCCCGCGCTGCGGGAGCTGGCCGCAGCGCTCGGGATCGTGCGCCGGTGA
- a CDS encoding response regulator transcription factor, producing the protein MDPVTDSARILLVDDDPKVLSSLTRGLRLSGFDLETAPDGASALRAVSSSNPDAIVLDVNMPGLDGVSVVTALRAMGNEVPICVLSARSTVGDRIAGLEAGADDYLTKPFELGELVARLRALLRRAPRKDVPAGVVTVGELEVDLPGRRVRARGERVELTKREFDLLAVLAENTGIVLSRVQLLRLVWGYDFDADTNVVDVFVTYLRKKLEANGMPRVLHTVRGVGFVLRDQP; encoded by the coding sequence ATGGATCCAGTGACCGATAGCGCCCGCATCCTGCTCGTCGACGACGACCCCAAGGTCCTGTCATCCCTCACGCGGGGGCTCCGCCTGTCCGGTTTCGACCTCGAGACCGCACCCGACGGAGCCTCCGCGCTGCGGGCCGTCAGTTCGTCGAACCCGGACGCGATCGTCCTCGACGTCAACATGCCGGGCCTGGACGGGGTCAGTGTCGTCACCGCGCTTCGCGCGATGGGCAACGAGGTCCCCATCTGCGTCCTCAGTGCGCGCAGCACGGTCGGCGACCGGATCGCAGGACTCGAGGCCGGCGCCGACGACTACCTCACCAAGCCGTTCGAGCTCGGTGAGCTGGTCGCCCGACTACGCGCACTACTGCGCCGCGCACCGCGCAAGGACGTCCCGGCCGGTGTCGTCACCGTCGGCGAACTCGAGGTGGACCTGCCCGGCCGACGTGTTCGCGCGAGGGGTGAGCGAGTGGAGCTGACCAAGCGCGAGTTCGACCTGCTCGCCGTCCTCGCCGAGAACACGGGGATCGTCCTCAGCCGGGTTCAGTTGCTGAGGCTGGTGTGGGGCTACGACTTCGACGCGGACACCAACGTCGTCGACGTCTTCGTCACGTACCTGCGAAAGAAATTGGAGGCGAACGGGATGCCGCGCGTGCTGCACACCGTGCGAGGCGTCGGGTTCGTGTTACGGGATCAGCCGTGA
- a CDS encoding sensor histidine kinase translates to MSPRRRSLSLRARVALVSALAATIVIAAIGFAFAVFLRVNSSEQLDRTLDSVSLTVPSESAVSGFGTAPTSPLVERDPAVVSTPAAEVTDAVRATTIDGTAVRAKDVPISGAVGQVVAVSVPEDALSRAIHDQQWQVAGAAIVAIAVAAGLGWLLAGRAVRPMQRLAAATHTVGDELPTALPDIRGVREAEELADAIGHMLTRIGKAQSRTQQALGSARDFAAVSAHELRTPLTSMRTDLEVLATMQLSDEQRAEIIRDVLATERQIETTLSDLESLAVGELSDADDHEDLDLVELVDRCVQESARRLPDVAVELSTPPALRMRGLPSGLRSVLENAVTNAVRHGRADRVRITVTDNGDRGVTIAVDDNGIGVPEHERARLFERFARGSSAHPDGSGLGLALIAQQASLHGGTAELTDSPLGGARLQFDLPVTV, encoded by the coding sequence GTGAGCCCGCGCCGACGCTCACTGTCTCTGCGTGCCCGCGTCGCCCTGGTGTCGGCGCTCGCCGCCACCATCGTCATCGCCGCGATCGGATTCGCCTTCGCGGTGTTCCTGCGGGTCAACAGTTCCGAACAACTCGATCGCACCCTGGACTCGGTGTCGCTGACTGTGCCGTCCGAGTCGGCGGTCTCGGGATTCGGCACCGCGCCCACTTCGCCCCTCGTCGAGCGCGACCCGGCGGTCGTCTCGACCCCCGCCGCGGAAGTCACCGACGCTGTCCGCGCAACCACGATCGACGGCACCGCCGTGCGGGCAAAGGACGTCCCGATCAGCGGAGCCGTGGGCCAGGTGGTCGCCGTCTCGGTTCCCGAGGACGCGCTCAGCCGCGCCATCCACGATCAACAGTGGCAGGTGGCCGGCGCCGCGATCGTCGCCATCGCGGTCGCGGCCGGGCTCGGCTGGCTGCTTGCCGGGCGGGCGGTACGACCCATGCAGCGGCTCGCCGCGGCCACCCACACGGTCGGCGACGAACTACCCACCGCCCTCCCCGACATTCGCGGGGTCCGCGAGGCGGAGGAACTCGCCGACGCCATCGGACACATGCTTACCCGAATCGGTAAGGCGCAGAGCCGAACACAGCAAGCGCTCGGTTCGGCACGGGACTTCGCTGCCGTCTCGGCACACGAGCTGCGCACCCCGCTCACCTCGATGCGCACCGACCTCGAGGTGCTCGCCACCATGCAGCTGTCCGACGAGCAGCGCGCCGAGATCATCCGCGACGTGCTGGCCACCGAACGGCAGATCGAGACCACCCTGTCGGACCTGGAGAGCCTGGCCGTCGGCGAACTGTCCGACGCCGACGATCACGAGGATCTCGACCTGGTGGAACTGGTGGATCGATGCGTGCAGGAGTCGGCCCGGCGCCTGCCCGACGTCGCCGTCGAACTCTCCACCCCGCCGGCCCTACGGATGCGAGGGCTCCCGTCGGGGCTTCGCTCGGTCCTCGAGAACGCGGTCACCAACGCCGTCCGGCACGGGCGCGCCGACCGGGTCCGGATCACCGTCACCGACAACGGCGACCGTGGTGTCACGATCGCGGTCGACGACAACGGGATCGGTGTGCCCGAACACGAACGCGCGAGGTTGTTCGAGCGTTTCGCGCGGGGATCGTCCGCGCACCCGGACGGCTCCGGGCTCGGTCTCGCCCTGATCGCCCAGCAGGCGTCGCTGCACGGGGGCACCGCCGAACTGACCGACAGTCCGCTCGGCGGTGCACGCCTGCAGTTCGACCTGCCCGTGACCGTCTGA
- a CDS encoding enoyl-CoA hydratase/isomerase family protein encodes MTSFIQTRVHGSVAEIVLDRPRALNALDNSMIRDMHAALEQWRDDDAITAVLVTSSSDRAFCAGGDIKSVRQSSLDRDHNAVHKFFSTEYKLNALIANYPKPYIALIDGHAMGGGLGISVHGSVRVVTEKAGLAMPETAIGFFPDVGASYFLPRLTGATGMYLGLTGARASGADAVAVGLATHFVPSDKIDALAGDIRAISGGDAGEVDRVLARHATDAPASELADRQGEIDRVFGSGSLADMVARLTGDDVWTKTTREELASLAPSSLWITAELVRRGADLTLEQCLDLELALGAEVTRNADFIEGVRAVLVDKDRNPSWNPPSVDDIDPEAIEALFTEITAAPAE; translated from the coding sequence ATGACGTCGTTCATCCAGACCCGCGTGCACGGCAGTGTCGCGGAGATCGTGCTCGATCGGCCCAGGGCGCTCAACGCCTTGGACAACAGCATGATTCGCGATATGCATGCCGCGCTGGAGCAGTGGCGCGACGATGACGCGATCACGGCGGTACTGGTGACAAGCTCATCGGACCGGGCATTTTGTGCGGGCGGCGACATCAAGTCGGTGCGCCAGTCCTCACTCGACCGCGACCACAATGCGGTCCACAAGTTCTTCTCCACCGAGTACAAGCTCAACGCGCTCATCGCGAACTATCCCAAGCCGTACATCGCGCTGATCGACGGCCACGCGATGGGTGGCGGGCTCGGCATCTCGGTGCACGGATCGGTGCGCGTGGTGACCGAGAAGGCCGGCCTCGCGATGCCCGAGACCGCGATCGGCTTCTTCCCCGACGTCGGTGCCAGCTACTTCCTGCCCCGGCTGACCGGAGCGACGGGAATGTACCTGGGCCTGACCGGTGCCCGCGCATCCGGCGCGGACGCCGTCGCCGTCGGATTGGCCACGCACTTCGTGCCCAGCGACAAGATCGACGCGCTCGCTGGTGACATTCGCGCCATCAGCGGCGGTGACGCCGGAGAGGTCGATCGTGTCCTGGCGCGCCACGCCACGGACGCGCCGGCGTCGGAGCTGGCGGATCGGCAGGGCGAGATCGACCGCGTCTTCGGCTCGGGCAGCCTCGCCGACATGGTGGCCCGGCTGACCGGCGACGACGTGTGGACCAAGACCACCCGCGAGGAGCTGGCCTCACTGGCCCCCAGCAGCCTGTGGATCACGGCGGAGCTGGTGCGTCGGGGCGCGGATCTGACCCTCGAGCAGTGCCTGGACCTCGAACTGGCGCTGGGCGCCGAGGTGACCCGCAACGCCGACTTCATCGAAGGCGTGCGGGCAGTCCTGGTCGACAAGGACCGCAACCCCTCCTGGAATCCGCCGTCGGTCGACGACATCGACCCGGAGGCGATCGAGGCGCTGTTCACCGAGATCACCGCCGCACCCGCGGAGTAG
- a CDS encoding pyridoxine/pyridoxamine 5'-phosphate oxidase: MTVPPRASFRDTRSWIRAFPGSQASPPSSGLPMPADPGLPADPVELFLSWLGEAAAAGVVEPHVATLSTVDASGFPDARTLLLKDVTARGWWFSSDLRSPKARQLDARPAAALTFYWREQGRQVRVRGGVEAGDLEVSARDFRERSETARAVAAASRQSEILMDVAEYDAAVRAAAADLEADRMLVSETWQAWCLVPATVEFWHADPGRRHLRVRYRRTPGGAAGWHTDALWP, translated from the coding sequence GTGACCGTTCCGCCCCGCGCGTCGTTCCGCGACACCCGCAGCTGGATTCGTGCCTTCCCCGGTTCCCAGGCGTCGCCGCCGAGCAGCGGACTGCCGATGCCCGCAGACCCGGGCCTGCCGGCCGACCCCGTCGAACTGTTCCTGTCGTGGCTCGGCGAGGCGGCTGCGGCCGGGGTGGTGGAACCGCACGTCGCGACGCTGTCGACGGTGGATGCGTCGGGTTTCCCCGACGCCCGCACGCTGCTGCTCAAGGACGTCACGGCGCGCGGCTGGTGGTTCTCGAGTGACCTGCGTTCACCCAAGGCGCGTCAGCTGGACGCCCGTCCGGCGGCGGCGCTGACCTTCTACTGGCGGGAGCAGGGCCGTCAGGTGCGGGTGCGCGGCGGGGTCGAAGCCGGCGACCTCGAGGTGAGCGCGCGTGACTTCCGGGAGCGGTCGGAGACGGCGCGGGCGGTGGCGGCGGCGAGTCGGCAGAGCGAGATCCTCATGGACGTAGCCGAATACGACGCCGCGGTCCGGGCCGCGGCGGCCGATCTGGAGGCCGACCGAATGCTCGTTTCGGAAACCTGGCAGGCTTGGTGTCTGGTTCCGGCGACAGTCGAGTTCTGGCACGCAGATCCGGGCCGACGGCACCTGCGTGTCCGCTACCGGCGCACCCCGGGTGGGGCTGCCGGATGGCATACCGACGCGTTGTGGCCGTGA